TCTTTTAATTTGCCAAGATCTCTTAATATGGTTCCCAGGTTTAGATGAGCAACAGCGGAATCAGGATTGTGTTCAATTGATTTGCGATATGATAATTCTGCGTCTTTTAATCTGCCAAGATCTTTCAATATGATTCCCAGATTGGAATGTGCTTCTGCGAAATCAGGACTGAGTTGAATTGATTTGCGAGTAGATAATTCTGCGTCTTTTAATCTGCCAAGATCTTTCAATATGATTCCCAGATTAGAATGTGCTTCTGCGAAATCAGGACTGAGTTGAATTGATTTGCGAGTAGATAATTCTGCTTCTTGAAGTTTCTTTTGACTAAGGAGGATTGCTCCAAGAAGAAAATGAGAGTTAGAGAGACTGGGATTAAGTTCTATTGCTTTTCGTGTTGATATTTCCGCTTCTTTTAGTCGTCCAAGCTCCTTGAACACTACTCCAAGATTCAAATGAGCCTGGAAAAAATCCGATTTGAGTTCAATTGTTTTGCGTAGTGGTTCTATTGACTCTTGAAGTTTCTCCTGCCTCAAGAGGATTGTTCCAAGTAGAAAATGAGAGTTAAAGAGATGGGGGTTGAGATCTATAGATTTGCGGCAGGGTGCTTCAGCTTCTTGTGAATTTCCCAATTGTACATAACCATTAGCAAGATTCCTCCAAGCAGCAGCTAATTGAGGATCAGATTCAGTAGCTTTGATGAGTAAATATAATGCTTCCTTCTTATTACCTGTAGAAAGTGTAATGTAGCCTAGATTGGTTAATGCGGGAGCATAAGTAATATTGATTTCTAAGGCTTTTTGATAATACTTTTTAGCATTATTAATATCACCTGTAGCTTGATATGTATTTCCTAGATCTTTGATCACTTCATAATCGTCAGGTTTTATTTTCAGGGCTTGATTTAGATATAAACGGGCATTTTCTATTTTTCCTGTTGCTAAATAAGATTTTGCTAATAACTTTAAAGCTTCTATGGAGTTGCTATCAGTCGCTAATATTTCCTCGCAAATACTAATTGTTGCTTGATATTTATTATGTTTAAAGACCGACTGAGCCGTTTCTATATTTGCTTCCAAGTCAAAAAATCTTTCATTTAATTCATTTAATTTTAAACTATCTAAGCTAAGTTAAATATTTTTTTAATATATTTCTTTGAAGCTTAGGTTTTTACTGTTTCTCTATGTAGAGAACATAGGACAAGGGGACAAAATCACCGAATTGAAACAGGATGTAATATGATTTACTTAATCTCTGTATGAATGTCTAAAACGGGAATATTAGAGAGTAGATATGTCTCCTATGCGTTTCACACGAGAATTGTAGAAAACATAGCTGAGTGAGGAACAGGGATTACAAGGAATATTTGGGGTAAGAACTATTGAGTGGGAATAGTTTAGGGCAGTAAAATGTAGTCAGTCACTCAAAAATCTACTTCCACACGACTTCCACTTGTCACCTTGTCACCTTCTCTACAGAGAAATCGTAGATAGTTCATTTTCTCTACACTTGTTGTTTGAATATCTAGGATTTGTTGCTAAGAATCTATGAACGACTTCTCTACATATTTTTGTATACTCAGTATTTAAAAAGGTACAACAAGACCTGCTCGAACGGAGGTCTTTTTTAAGATCATTCGCAAATGTTTTCTTACTCTAATTTTTTTAATCATCAAAATAAGAGCATGTGTAGTTGACTAATTCTAAAACCTCTAAACAAAATGAAGAATTTTTGGGGACATTAAAATCCATACCCTCTGTTATTAATGTCCAATCTTGATCACCTTCAATTTTGACGTTTAGTTTTCCAGAATGGATTTGCATGAGTTCTCTTGACGCAGTTTTAAATTCATATCCACCCTCCAACATCACTCCTAATGTTTTTTTTGAATCATCTTTTTAAAAGATGTTTCAACTAATAACTTTACCTTCAAAATAAATATTTGCTAATTTATCAACATCTACATTTTGATAGTTATCCATTTAGAAATTCCTGAGTCTAATTTTCTAATCACTAATCATAATCTATAGATGTTGAATTTCATTTATGCACTTGTTATCCCAGTATTGATCTTGGGATTGCTTTATCTATTCATTATTGAAAATAATGGTCTTCCAGATTGGATGGAACGTGTCTCAAGAAATAGTGGTTCCGTTTGGACTTATGGAATTATTGCCATCGCCCTAGTTGGAATTCTTAGATATCTGATTCGATGACTAAGCAGCAGCATCACTTATCTGATGTTCCATTAGTTCCCAATCTTGAGTTAAGAGTTCATGCCAAGTTTCTATAGCAGATTCGAGATCAATTCTTCTTGTATTTTTTAATTTGGTTGGAGTGCCATCCTCAAGGCAATACCAGACTTGTGTATACACTCTCGGAAATGCCATTTCGGATTTGGGATCACGAATAAAGAACATACAAAATTCTCTAGTGGGTGACACTAACCATCCTGTTGGAGTTGGCAATGTTTCTTTAATTGCTTGATTCATAATTCTCTCTTTAATTCGAGGCATCAAAAAAGCACCTTGCTCACTGGTATTACGCAGGTGCTTTATGAGTTAGGACTATTTGTGTGAGGAATGTCCTAGTACAGGTATACTATTAAGATTGTTTGGAGTCGTCAAGTGATTTGCATTAAAAAAGGGGGGGCGAGATTTTGGTCGCCCCCTTTAAGTTCAGTACTTGTCTAATGGTTCATCAGACCAAAGTGAGTTAAAACAATAAGGAGTAAGTAGTTAATTGAAAATGGATAGTAAAGAATATGATTGGATTTTTGTTTATAAGATTCGTGATTCAGGTGATGTGATTTATAAAGTCACTATTCCATCAGAACGAAAAGAAGATGCAGTTGAAATATTTAAGAGAGAACATCCTGATGGATTGATCTGTAGTGGTATCAGGAGAGGTGATTTTAAATTGATACCATTCAAGGAACTATCTTCACGTGATCCTTGGGAAGAGATTGCTTCGTAAGTGATATTCAAATCAAATCAAGGCAAATCCTTTACCAAAGAAGAAGCAATAGATCTAATGGTGTCATTGAGTGCAACTGATGCAAATTCCGAAAAGAAGTGGAGAGGTTTCTACAACTCTTTATCGCAGACAGAACTTCAGGATGAATGGGATGAGTATTGGAAACCTTAATTTCTTCCATTAAAGAAGGGGGCAAGATTTTGGTTGCCCCCTTTAAGTTCAGCACTTTTGGATCCGTGTGAACAATCCATTTCCTTTACTAACCACTTCCCTGACCTACGGGAACAAAGTGCTAGAACTCCAACCCAGTTCTAATCAACCTGAATGATTGGAACATGAGAGAAAACACCTGTTTTATGGCATTAAGAAAGGGACTCTGCTGCTTCAGCGACCTTGAGTCCCTCTCTTCATTTACAGAACTATGTGTGAGGAGTTGTTCTATTTTTACCTTTCTAATCAAATCTAGAAAGGGGAAGCATCAGAAATTATTCCTAATTAGCAATCAGCGTTAGCAATGCCCATGCCGAGAACAGCACCTAAAGGAATTGACCATGCATAAGCATCTTTCTTGGAGATTGCAGCAGCAAGACCACCTCCAAGCAATCCACCTGTCGTTGCATTACTTGAACTACAACTTCCTCCACTAGTTCGATAACTCCGAGAAACTAATACTTGCTGATGAGTTGGTCTGTAATACCTGCGATGCGTGTGAGGGAAATAATGAACGTGATTATGGTGATGACGATATTTGCGAACTGGTGGATTCCAACTCAATGAAGAGCAAGGGACTTCGACTTTATCCAGATAGGACTTCACATAACCTTTTGATGATCTAGTTCCAGGAACATATTCCTCTTTATAGATTTCCTTGTAGCAAGTTCGTTGAGTTGTATATCCCCTCTGGTGATGATATCCCTCTGCCATTGCTGCCATTGGAGAAAAAAGCATTGCAGTTAGAACTAATGGTTGGATTCTCATCAGTCACCTTTACCACTAATAGAAACATAGGATTTTTTTGATCTAATGACCAGCAATTAAGACAGTATTAGAAGTGATTTGGGTGCATTTAGGTAAGAGATTTTTTACCCCTGAGGTGATCAGAACTTTTTCTCTCAAAATCACCTCCTCAGAACTTCCACACGATTATTTTGTGATATAATATCCTTGAAAACCCCTATTATCACTAAATTTTAGTTATAGATTAAAAGTTGTAGTTCCACGTGAGTCCAAAGTAAAAATTGACTAATCTAGTTCCAATGGTTTTGGGAGACGTGTTCCCTTGCCACCTTCTCTGTAATGACATCGTAGAAAGTTTGTTTTCTCTACAGTCGTGGTTTGTTTTGATGGACCAGTTTCCAAGAATCTTTTTACGAGTTCTCTACGCATTGAAAAATTCTTAGTATCAAAAATGTTTATTTTTTTCTATTACTAAATCGACTAATTGTTTTTTATTGAGTTTGGAAATTTTGTCTATACCAACCAGCATTGCCCTCAATTCGCTATTGGTCTTTTGCATCAGTACCGATTTCTGATCAACAAATATTCCTTTCTTTAGGATCGAAAGAAGAGTTGAGAAGGCATCAAAAATTGCAATTGAAGAGATGATGCAAAACATCATCACAGAATCAGTGGTGGTAGTTAAATTCATTGGTTTTGAGGAAATAATTTTTGGTTTGCTAGGCAACTTCTGGACACCATCCAATTTGTAATACCCTCTTCTTTTGCCAGTTAAGGCAACGCTTTGTGAGATGTTCACCTTGAGGGATAAGACGTTGGTGAAGACGACAAGTCAAAAGAGTGACGCATGATTTATCGCACGTATAAGTGAAGTGTTCATACGTAAGACAAACAGAACTTCCTCTGGACTTCACCAGTTCCAGATTAGTGAAATAACACCACTCTTCTGGATTCTCCAGTGCTTCAACTGGACCAACAACTTTTGGTGTTTTAATTCGACCCATCTTGGTTCTCCTTGTGAGAAGAGGCAAAAAAAGCACGATGCTCACTTCGTGCTTCCTTTGTCGGTTTAGTGATGGGGATAACACTAATACAAACGTACTATATTTGTCTATTAGGTCAAGTCACCTATTTTTTCCATTAAAGAAGGGAGCGAGATTTTGGTCGCTCCCTTTGAGTCAAGCACTCAACTGGCTGAACTAAATTTCCATCCTTTATTTAACTTTGACCCACAGAAGGTGCTGTGACTCCTAATTCATTAATAACAAATGAAGATCCGTTGAACATGAGAAAAAACTCCTGTTTAACCAATCACCCAATAATCTTTGTATTTTCTGAGAATGAGTTTGAGAAGATCGAGACATTCTTTTTATCTCAATATTTCAACTGAAAGTAATAAGGAACAAGGTGTGGAAGTGTTCCCAGTGAGATTAAAAGGACAGAAAACCAAAAAAAGATCGATGAAAGATTATTTGACCCATTGGATCTGAAACTACGTGTTACTTGCATAATTAGACCTCCTGTTAGTTCAATGTTTTTTAGTAGTCCATTGAGCAGTTACCAAACTGCAAGCATTTATTCTCGTAATCGACCTCATCAAAAACAGTTTCATAATTCGAAACCAGATCGCACCAATCGTTCCCTTGCATAGGAACTCCACAAGATTTCGAGAATGTTTCCTTTACGTCTTCGATTGCATGTTTAAAAGAATTAACGCATGACATGGTTAGACCTCCTAATAGTTCCTTGCTTTATATCTACTCCTCCTAATTCAAAAAATCCATAGAACAAAAACCCTAAAGTATTAACTCTGAGTACCGCACACAGAAAGGCCCCTGAAACTAATCAGGGGTTTGGGTTGTCCCGACCATTGCAGAGACCGCACGAAAGGTGATTCTGTTCACATCAGGAGGTTTGAGATGCCTCCTTAGAGTCAATGCACATTTCCCCTTTTTAAATCTCTTCGAGAGTTCGATGACTCTTGATTTATGTCTACTCCCCTTATTAGAAAATATCTATACAGAGAACCCAAATGTAGAAATACTTTGGTGTTCTTACCCATAGCAATTTCCATTCAGTACTAGTAAAACAGTCTAAGGAGTCAACGCACTTCCTTAGGTCTGGAGTGATGGACTCAAAGGGGGCGACCAAAATCTCGCCCCCTTACTTAATTCGAGGTATCTCTATGACTAGAAAAAGAGACAAGATCTGGACAGCAATTATTGCAACTAAGCAATGGTTCACCAAACTTTTTACAAGTGAAGCAGATGCTTTAGTTGATGACTTCGGAAATAATCCACCACCAGAGATAGGAACTCAATCTTATTCAGGAGATA
This is a stretch of genomic DNA from Prochlorococcus marinus str. MIT 0912. It encodes these proteins:
- a CDS encoding DUF1651 domain-containing protein, with the translated sequence MPRIKERIMNQAIKETLPTPTGWLVSPTREFCMFFIRDPKSEMAFPRVYTQVWYCLEDGTPTKLKNTRRIDLESAIETWHELLTQDWELMEHQISDAAA
- a CDS encoding galactose oxidase, whose product is MGRIKTPKVVGPVEALENPEEWCYFTNLELVKSRGSSVCLTYEHFTYTCDKSCVTLLTCRLHQRLIPQGEHLTKRCLNWQKKRVLQIGWCPEVA